From the genome of Candidatus Obscuribacterales bacterium:
GAAAGCCCCAAAGGCTGTGCGTGCGCCGTCAATAATCACAATTTCTTTCTGATTCATTTTTAACATCCGGGTGGTAAAAGATTTAGACAATTCTAAAACAAGTATCAATGGACATCTTGTATCCATAATTGTCACGCTAAAATGAGCGATCTGCTTAGTATTGCAGAATTATGTAGCAATTGGAGGGTCTAGCCTTGGCTAAAGTTGGTGTTCCGAAAGAAATATTGGACAACGAGTACAGAGTCGCTCTAACCACCGCAGGCACAGCCGCCCTGGTTGCTAATAACCACACCGTCTACATTCAAAGTGGAGCCGGTCTTGGCAGTGGCATCACAGACGACGAGTTCAAGAAAGCCGGCGCCAAGATATTGCCGGATGCTCAGTCCGTGTTTGGTGAGTCCGACCTCATCTTGAAGGTCAAAGAGCCGCAAGCCTCCGAAGTAGCCATGCTCCGCAAGGGACAGCTTCTCTTCACGTACCTCCACCTGGCTGCTCACCCGAAACTAACCAACGACCTCTGCAAGACAGGCGCAACCTGTATTGCTTACGAAACAGTTCAAACAGCAAATGGCGCATTGCCATTGCTCACACCAATGAGTGAGATTGCTGGAAGACTAGCTACACAAATCGGTGCCAGCTATTTGGAAAAACCAATGGGTGGTCGCGGTGTTCTTCTCGGCGGCGTTCCTGGTGTTGACCCAGGCGAAGTGATCATCATCGGTGCTGGTATCGTCGGAACCAACGCAGCGAAGATCGCTCTTGGTCTTGGCGCTCGCGTAACAATGTTTGATCTCTCACTCGATCGTCTGCGCTACTTGGATGATATTTTCCACGGTCAAGTAAAAACAGTATTCTCGACAGGTCACTACCTCGATAACTTGCTGCCATCTGCAGATCTCGTTATCGGTGCAGTACTTATCCCAGGCAAACAAGCTCCACGCATCGTCACAGCCGACATGGTTAAGAAGATGAAGCCGGGCGCTGTCATCGTCGACGTATCTGTCGACCAAGGCGGTTGCATCGAGACAATCAAGTCCACCACACACTCCGCACCAACCTATGTTTGGGAAGGCGTCGTACACTACGGCGTCGCCAACATTCCAGGTGCAGTACCGTGGACATCGACTCGTGCATTGACCAACGCTACATTGCCATACGCAATCAAGTTGGCTAACTTTGGCTACCAAGCTACATTGGATGATCCGGCACTCGCTAAGGGCGTCAACATCCACGAAGGCAAGATTACCCACCCAGCTGTTGCTGAAGCAGTTGGTGCCTCGATGGCAACAGCCTAAGACCTGATGGCAAAACTAAAACTCTCTTGCTGGAACGTTAACGGCATCCGTGCGGTAGCCAAAAAAGGCTTCTTCGAATGGATGGAAAAAGACAAAGCCGATATCGTTTGCCTGCAGGAAAACAAAATCTCGGAAGATCAACTCACGCCTGAGTTGTTGAAGCCGAAGGGTTATGCCTCGTATTGGAATCACGCATCAAAGCGTGGCTACAGTGGTACGACTATCTACACGAAGGAAGAACCACTCTCAGTCGCCTACGGCATGGGCAAGCCACGCTTTGACAGTGAAGGTCGCATGCTCGTTGCGGAGTACGCGGACTTCTATCTGCTCAACGTCTACTTCCCCAACGGCAAGAAAAACGAAGAGCGTCTGCAATTCAAACTCGACTTCTATGACGAGTTTTTGAAATTCTGCGGCAAGTTGAAGAAGAAGGGCAAAGGAATTATCGTGTGCGGCGACTTCAACACCGCGCACAAAGAAATTGATCTTGCTCGTCCTAAGGACAATGTAGATGTCTCCGGCTTCTTACCGAGCGAGCGCGCCTGGATGGATGAATTCGTCGAAGCCGGATTCATCGACACATTCCGCGCGTATGACAAAGAACCACACAAGTATTCTTGGTGGCATATGCGTACCGCTGCTCGTGAAAGAAATGTCGGTTGGCGCATTGACTACTTCTTTGCTGAAGACAAGTTGGAGAAGATGCTAAACAATGCGACAATAGAGCATCAAATCCTCGGCTCAGATCACTGCCCTGTAACCCTAACGCTGAAAATCTAGAAATGACACATTCACAATACTGGAGTCTCTTAGAAAGCGAGCAAGTCGCCGACTGTCGAGTCTTCACCGTCAAGCGCAATCTTTCACGCAACGAAGGCAGAAAGAAAGGCACCGAATTCAGCTTCTACGTCATCAAGCCGCACAACTGGATCAACATAATCCCTGTGACGCCGGAAGGCAACGTGATCATGGTGAAGCAATTCCGCCACGGCATTCGTGAGTTAACACTCGAAGTCCCCGGCGGCATGGTAGATCCAGGTGAAGAATCAATGGTGGCTGCGACTCGCGAGCTACTAGAAGAAACCGGATATGTTGCTGAAGAAGTCATTCACCTGGGCACCAATCACCCGAATCCTGCATTGCAAGATAATGTCTGCGATTCTTATGTAGCTCTCAATGTTCGCAAAGTGCAAGATCCTGTGTTTGATACGACCGAAGATATTGAAATCGTGCAAATTCCTTTGAAAGACATTCCAGAGATGATTCGCAAAGGCGAAATCATGCATGCCTTGGTTATCACCGCATTTCACATGCTGGATTTGCACAAGAAATGAAGCTTCCGGTAGGTGTTGTCAGTCTGACCCGTAGGGGCGCATTGCATGCGCCCTTTTCATTAATCGAAGCTGGGGTTTACTCAGGAACCTAACCCGTTCATAATACGTTTTGATTAACGGGGATTCGTCGATGCTAATAAGCCAAGAAGAGATTAAAGCAGCTGCCGCCCGTTTAGCTCCGTACCTGGAGCCCACGCCGGTAATTCGCTCTCGCCGTCTCAGTAAGGCTCTTGATGCCGAAGTATTTCTAAAACTCGAAATCTTTCAACCTACGCACTCATTTAAAGTACGTGGCGCCTTCAATGCAATTCTCGCTCTTCCTGAAGACGTTCGCAAGAAAGGTGTTGTCACCGCATCTGGTGGCAATCATGGACTGGGTGTCGCGCTTGCCTGTTCAACTCTCAATATTCCCTGCAAGGTTTACTTGCCCACTGGCACTCCCAACGTAAAAGTAAACGCCATCAACCAGTTGCAAGCGCAAGTAACTCTACACGGTCAAGTGTGGGATGACGCCAACAAGTTAGCTCAGGATGTCGCGCGCAAAGATGGCAAAGCTTACATCCACCCATTCAACGATCCCAAAGTAATGGCTGGTCAAGCAACTATTGCCACAGAGTTATTTGATCAAGTGAAAAACATTGATGTAATCATCGCCTCCATCGGTGGTGGTGGACTCATCTCCGGCATCATCTCCGCGGTCAAACACTTTAGCCCCAAGACTCGTGTCTACGGCGTAGAAACACAAGGTGCCGACTCCATGTCCTGCAGCTGGAAAGCCGGCAAAATTGTCGAACTCCCCGCTATAACATCCGTAGCCGAAAGCATCGGCGCTAAGCGTACCGAACAACCTCAATTTGACATTATCTACAACAACATCGAAGACATCGCCGTCGTATCCGATCAATCCGCAATCGCTTCACTACTCGAACTTCTCGCCGAAGACAAAATACTTGTCGAGCCCGCAACATCATGCTCCGTCGCCGCGCTTACAGGTGTCCTCATTCCAATTAAGGAAGGTGAACGAGTAGCCGTAATTATGTGTGGTGGCAACGTCAATCCGGATAAAGTATTTGCCTGGGCTAGTGAATATTCAAAAGATAGAAATTCACTGATGTAGGAGTCGTGATGAAAAAATCCAACTTAATCGTCCTTGGTGTAACGTTGCTATTGGCGACTCCCGTTACTGCACAGGATCAAATGCAGCTAGGCAATATGGCGGCCAAAGATTCACGCAGCGCGGATAAAGCTTTAAACAAGACGTATCAGCTAGTCTTGCTGAAATATTCAGACAATAGTCAATTCATCTCAAAGCTCAAACAAGCGGAGCTTGCCTGGATCAAATTTCGAGACGCATACACGGACTCCGTCTTCCCAGAAGCAAAAACCAACCCCGATTACTACGGCTCTGCATTTGATATGTGTTGGTCCGCTACGGTCGCTCAGCAAACGACACAACGTACTAGCGATCTGAAAAAGCTTCTTGGCGGTCCTCCGGCAATTGTTACTGACACAAAGAACAAGCTAGCCGCGGCAAGCGCTGAAGTCGGTAGGTTGTATCAATCAGCCGTGAAAGTAAAACACGACGATGAACCTTCATTCGCCGCCAAATTCAAGAAAGCCCAAGACGCCTGGTCCGCATTCGCCAATGCTGATGCCGACGCATGGTCTGCCCTCGCTTCTGCTACAGGTAAGGACGCAACGAAGTTGTCCCGCTTGTGCGAGTTAAATCAGCTCCGTGCCAAATCTTTGAATGAATGGATAAAAGGCATACCCGAAGGCGACGTCTGCACCGGCAGCCGCAAAGTACAAGAATAGAACTCAAGTCGCCCGCTTTGATTCAAAGAGATAAAGTCCGAAAATATAATCTCGTCGCATTGAACTTTTTGAACGTTTTTCCGTAATTAAAGTAACGGGGGAGCGTAAGTTTTGGCGGAGGTTGACAGTATGCCAAAACTGGCATAATATTGAAATGAGAAAGCCTGCAAAATGGGTCAATGATTCGGTTAAGTCGGAGGTTAGAAGCTGGACTTCTTCTGCGAGAAAAAAGGTTGGAAGACAACTAGCCACGGTTCAAAAAGGTGAACAGCCTGATCACTATCGCGAAATGCCAAGCATTGGTCTTGGTGTCAGAGAGATCAAAGTAATTGATGATGGCGATCAATACAGGCTTATTTATGTAGCTAAGTTTGTAGAGGCAGTCTACGTTCTCCATGCAATTACACGAAAGAAAACTCAAAAAACTTCCAAGAACGACATTGATCTAGCTAGAGTTCGATATATAGCGCTAATTGAACTAAGAAAAGGACTATTGCCATGAAAAAAGAAGAATTGCAGATTAGCGGAAGTGGAGATGTATTTATCGATTTGGGTTTTTCAGAGGAAGAAGCTGCTGAATTAAACATCCATACCTATTTGACTTGGGCAATTCGAGATGCGGTAAAGACAAATGGCAGCAGGCAAGCTGTCATAGCTAAAAAGCTGGGAATTGATCAACCAAAGGTATCCAAAATACGCAATGGCAACACTGATGAATTTTCTATTGGACGCTTGGCTGGGTTTTTGCTTAACATGGGATATGACATACATATCGGCATAACACCACCGAACGTAGATACTGATTCGCGCGGAAAAATTCGGCTGATTGATCCGAAGAAGCGCCGGAAGCCAACAAAAAAGCACCACGCAACAGCCTAAGACTTTATTTCTTCGGCAACGCCTTCACCAATGACACGAAATCCGGAAAGTCGTCTTCAGCGCTTTTGTTACTAGTAGCCTCGATTTGCCGCACGGCGACCAGCTGGTCAGCCGGGAAAACAACTAGAGATTGTCCCAAGTATCCGTTGGCGCTATAGCCGACTGCTGGTCCTTGAATGGTGTTGGCTGGCGGCATCTGTTTGGATGCGCGTGCTTGTTTCCATTTTTGGTAGTCGGATTCGCCTAAAGTATCTTTGACGATAGTTTGGTATTCGTCAGAAGTCCAACTGCCACCACGCAATGTGCCTAGTCGCGCCACGAGATCCGGCAAAACTCTTGTGCTCTGCCATCTCTGAATTGTCGCATCGTCGATTGTTACTTTGGTCCAATCCGGTATTAGCCACCAGAGAAGTCCGCATGATTTATCCATGGCTTGCCCAGGTTGGGTCGAGTCATTTACCCAGCGCTCGCTAATTATCTGAACACCATTCCACTTACCCTTATTGAGCATAAGTTGTCCAAGCTTGGCTAAGTCCATTGCCTTAATCTGCAGTCCGGACATCGCATGAGGATTGCCGCCCTTGTCGTGATCCCAGGCAAAATTGGCAATGCCGAGTGGCGCAAAAATTTCCTGAGCGAAGTATTGATCCATTCTTAAACCGGAAGATCTTTTGATGACGCCGGCAAGCAAGTTAACAGCTTTGTTGTTGTATCGAAAAACCGTGCCCGGCTCTTCGACAACTTCTGCTGCTATTGCTAGTTGCAAGAAATTTGGACTACGATAAATCTCCTCTGTTGTCGGTTCGGACTGCAGTCCGGATGTGTGGTTGAGCAAATGTCTAACTGTTATGCGCTCTTTGCGTCCTTGCCACCACTCGGGATAAAACCTATAAACCCGCTCATCGAGCGATTGGATTTTGCCTTGATCAATTAGTCTGCCGATGCCCATACTAACAATGGATTTAGTAATGGACATTGATTCAATTGGTTTGGCTTGTTTGCCGAAATACCATTCTCCAACCACTTTGCCATTTTTCAAAACTACCATTGCATCCGTGTGAGTTTCTCTGGCGCGCGTTACTAAAGTATTTAGAGCATCAGCATCTATGCCCTCCTGGGCTGGATCTCCGACTGGCAGCGTGATGGCACTCAGCGCTGTTGCCGGTGAAGAAAATGCAACCAGAGCTGCGAGGACGCTAAGTATTCTTTTCATTTTGCCTTTCCTAGTAAGTGCCGTAAGGATTGTTCGAGAGTCGGATACTGAAATTGGAAGCCATTTTCTTCAAGCTTAGCCGGCTGGAGACGTTGGCTGGATAGTAGCAATTCATCGGCCATTTCTCCCATCATCAACCGTGCTGCCGGCGCTGGTAGTGGCAACAAAGTTGGTCGCATAAGCACCTTGCCGAGCACTTTCGTGAATTCTGCATTGGTTACCGGATGCGGTGCCGCCGTGTTGATTGGGCCTTCTAGGTTCGAAGACATAATTGCGCGATGAAACGCCCGCGCTACATCTTCCAAGTCGATCCAAGACATGTACTGCTTGCCCGAGCCAAGAATGCCGCCACCGCCCATTTGAAATATCGGCAGCAAACGTGACATTGCTCCGCCTTTAGGACTCAATACAACCCCGATACGCATCAGCGCAACACGAATGCCCTTAGAAGATGCGGGCTCAGTTGCCGCCTCCCATTCCTGCACTACATTAGCCAAAAATCCAGTACCAATAGTAGATGACTCTGTAAGTACTTCGTCGCCACGATTGCCGTAATATCCGAGTGCCGATGCGTTTACTAAAACTGAAGGTGGTGAGGAAAGCGTCGCAAGCGTTGATGATAAAAGACGCGTGCTATTAACTCGACTATCACGAATCAGCTTTTTCTTTGCATCAGTCCATCTGTCTGACGCGATATTTTCACCAGCTAAATTGACGACAGCATCAAATCCTTCAAGCTGGGCCGAATCAAGCACATTTTCCTCAGGACTCCAAAAGAGTTCGCCGGCTTTCTTAACACGAAGAAGCCGTGACACCTGGTGACCGCCGGCAGTCAGTATATCTGTCAGCGCAGTCCCGACGAGTCCCGTCGCACCTGCTATAGCGATTTTCATAGTCTGTCCCCGGTTATTGCCCTGCCAATTACATCATCGCCCAAGTGAAAGCGGCAAATCCCGGTCCCGTGATGAAAGTTTAAAAAGATTCATGATTGCCAAATTGCCAAGCGGCAAATTATGCCCGTAAAACTTGACGGGCTTAAGGCTGGCAAGGGCTTCAAACGGTAAAATTTGGGGATGCTTTTCAACAGCTTTTCCTATCTGTTGTTTTTGCCGATTGTGGTCGCGCTCTTTTGGCTGTGCCCACAGCGCTTTCGGCCGTTCTTGCTGTTGATTGCGAGCTATGTCTTCTACATGACTTGGAAGCCAATTTACGGTCTGCTCATTTTGGGGCTGACTGTAATGAACTTCGCTTTCGGGTTCTTCATCAATAAAAGTTCGAAGTATCGCAAGCTCTTGCTTGGTTTTGCCGTTGCAGCCAATTTATTGGTGCTCGCATATTACAAGTACGCATACTTTGCTATTGAAGTTGCTAATGACCTCTTAAAACCGTTAGGCAAAAGTCTGCCAGACCTCACAATGCAAATTCTTTTGCCACTGGGGATCTCATTTTTCGTATTTGAATTCATCCATTACGTGACTGATGTCTACAAGGGCAGTCAACCGGTTAAATCATTTGTTGACTTCGCGTTGTTTG
Proteins encoded in this window:
- the ald gene encoding alanine dehydrogenase, giving the protein MAKVGVPKEILDNEYRVALTTAGTAALVANNHTVYIQSGAGLGSGITDDEFKKAGAKILPDAQSVFGESDLILKVKEPQASEVAMLRKGQLLFTYLHLAAHPKLTNDLCKTGATCIAYETVQTANGALPLLTPMSEIAGRLATQIGASYLEKPMGGRGVLLGGVPGVDPGEVIIIGAGIVGTNAAKIALGLGARVTMFDLSLDRLRYLDDIFHGQVKTVFSTGHYLDNLLPSADLVIGAVLIPGKQAPRIVTADMVKKMKPGAVIVDVSVDQGGCIETIKSTTHSAPTYVWEGVVHYGVANIPGAVPWTSTRALTNATLPYAIKLANFGYQATLDDPALAKGVNIHEGKITHPAVAEAVGASMATA
- the xth gene encoding exodeoxyribonuclease III, producing the protein MAKLKLSCWNVNGIRAVAKKGFFEWMEKDKADIVCLQENKISEDQLTPELLKPKGYASYWNHASKRGYSGTTIYTKEEPLSVAYGMGKPRFDSEGRMLVAEYADFYLLNVYFPNGKKNEERLQFKLDFYDEFLKFCGKLKKKGKGIIVCGDFNTAHKEIDLARPKDNVDVSGFLPSERAWMDEFVEAGFIDTFRAYDKEPHKYSWWHMRTAARERNVGWRIDYFFAEDKLEKMLNNATIEHQILGSDHCPVTLTLKI
- a CDS encoding NUDIX hydrolase; this encodes MTHSQYWSLLESEQVADCRVFTVKRNLSRNEGRKKGTEFSFYVIKPHNWINIIPVTPEGNVIMVKQFRHGIRELTLEVPGGMVDPGEESMVAATRELLEETGYVAEEVIHLGTNHPNPALQDNVCDSYVALNVRKVQDPVFDTTEDIEIVQIPLKDIPEMIRKGEIMHALVITAFHMLDLHKK
- a CDS encoding threonine/serine dehydratase, yielding MLISQEEIKAAAARLAPYLEPTPVIRSRRLSKALDAEVFLKLEIFQPTHSFKVRGAFNAILALPEDVRKKGVVTASGGNHGLGVALACSTLNIPCKVYLPTGTPNVKVNAINQLQAQVTLHGQVWDDANKLAQDVARKDGKAYIHPFNDPKVMAGQATIATELFDQVKNIDVIIASIGGGGLISGIISAVKHFSPKTRVYGVETQGADSMSCSWKAGKIVELPAITSVAESIGAKRTEQPQFDIIYNNIEDIAVVSDQSAIASLLELLAEDKILVEPATSCSVAALTGVLIPIKEGERVAVIMCGGNVNPDKVFAWASEYSKDRNSLM
- a CDS encoding LprI family protein, producing the protein MKKSNLIVLGVTLLLATPVTAQDQMQLGNMAAKDSRSADKALNKTYQLVLLKYSDNSQFISKLKQAELAWIKFRDAYTDSVFPEAKTNPDYYGSAFDMCWSATVAQQTTQRTSDLKKLLGGPPAIVTDTKNKLAAASAEVGRLYQSAVKVKHDDEPSFAAKFKKAQDAWSAFANADADAWSALASATGKDATKLSRLCELNQLRAKSLNEWIKGIPEGDVCTGSRKVQE
- a CDS encoding type II toxin-antitoxin system RelE/ParE family toxin — encoded protein: MRKPAKWVNDSVKSEVRSWTSSARKKVGRQLATVQKGEQPDHYREMPSIGLGVREIKVIDDGDQYRLIYVAKFVEAVYVLHAITRKKTQKTSKNDIDLARVRYIALIELRKGLLP
- a CDS encoding helix-turn-helix domain-containing protein, which translates into the protein MKKEELQISGSGDVFIDLGFSEEEAAELNIHTYLTWAIRDAVKTNGSRQAVIAKKLGIDQPKVSKIRNGNTDEFSIGRLAGFLLNMGYDIHIGITPPNVDTDSRGKIRLIDPKKRRKPTKKHHATA
- a CDS encoding beta-lactamase family protein is translated as MKRILSVLAALVAFSSPATALSAITLPVGDPAQEGIDADALNTLVTRARETHTDAMVVLKNGKVVGEWYFGKQAKPIESMSITKSIVSMGIGRLIDQGKIQSLDERVYRFYPEWWQGRKERITVRHLLNHTSGLQSEPTTEEIYRSPNFLQLAIAAEVVEEPGTVFRYNNKAVNLLAGVIKRSSGLRMDQYFAQEIFAPLGIANFAWDHDKGGNPHAMSGLQIKAMDLAKLGQLMLNKGKWNGVQIISERWVNDSTQPGQAMDKSCGLLWWLIPDWTKVTIDDATIQRWQSTRVLPDLVARLGTLRGGSWTSDEYQTIVKDTLGESDYQKWKQARASKQMPPANTIQGPAVGYSANGYLGQSLVVFPADQLVAVRQIEATSNKSAEDDFPDFVSLVKALPKK
- a CDS encoding TIGR01777 family oxidoreductase gives rise to the protein MKIAIAGATGLVGTALTDILTAGGHQVSRLLRVKKAGELFWSPEENVLDSAQLEGFDAVVNLAGENIASDRWTDAKKKLIRDSRVNSTRLLSSTLATLSSPPSVLVNASALGYYGNRGDEVLTESSTIGTGFLANVVQEWEAATEPASSKGIRVALMRIGVVLSPKGGAMSRLLPIFQMGGGGILGSGKQYMSWIDLEDVARAFHRAIMSSNLEGPINTAAPHPVTNAEFTKVLGKVLMRPTLLPLPAPAARLMMGEMADELLLSSQRLQPAKLEENGFQFQYPTLEQSLRHLLGKAK